In Carassius gibelio isolate Cgi1373 ecotype wild population from Czech Republic chromosome B17, carGib1.2-hapl.c, whole genome shotgun sequence, the genomic stretch AATGTTAGAGCCATCACATTGAGCGTTTTCTTTGAATATGTATGTTTTATCTTTGAAATACACCATATTTATCAGTTATGGTGCCTGATACTGCTTCCTGCTGGCTTGTTACAGATCACCAGATGATACTGTAGGGTGTCCTTTGACATTGCCCGTTCCTTTGAATTAACacagcaatcttttttttttttttttattgtcagacACATTTACTGTGAGTCATGAGGGAGATGGGCAAGAATGAGAACACGGATGAATAGTTAATTTCCTtgcttaattaataataatgtccCCATCATGTCCATTACTAATTAAATGCTGCGTTGGGTTACATAAATGGTTTGCCTCGCCAGGGCAACTGCATTTCATTTGATCTTCTGTTTTAATGCTGCAGTCTTTTGATTCGCTGTCCAATAGAAAAAGACAGAACTTACTTAACTGTTTTTCCTGTGCCTTAGGAATAATGATGTCTTTGGACACCCTATCGTTCCCTTTCTAATGCTCAAAAATGACTATAAAATGGGGTCTGGAAATACCATGGCTGAACTGTTACAGTGGAGATTTTCATTGtgattttcattttagtaaaagCCTTTTAGCTGCAAAATGTGGAACTTTTTTCTAGGATTTGCTGGTATTGCTGAATGATTTACcgcagtcaacatgaaatcagaatTCACTTAATGCATGTAATTACTGTCAATGATTCATTAGTTCAcattatttgaaagaaaactaCATTGCCTGTATGAAAAGACTAACATCACTTAGGCCATGTAGGCGGTTGGATGTTATCAACCAGTAGTCAAATAGCTGTTAAGATCTATAGTGatgtaaaatgggttgcaaatgtTGTTTCATGTTGACTAAAACACTCAGGTTGCATTGCATTGATGTTCTAATAATTGCTTTTTGGTTTTCTGATTCTCACAGGTTACGAAAGCCTAGAGGACAACTATGTCCAGGACAGTAAGATGGGTTTCGTCATTAATGCCATCTACGCCATGGCTCACGGACTTCATGATATGCATCAGCACTTGTGTCCGGGTCACGTGGGACTGTGTGACGCCATGGACCCCATTGACGGCAGCAAACTGCTGGACTTTCTCCTCAAGACCTCGTTTACTGGTGTGTCTGGAGAAGATGTGTGGTTTGATGAAAACGGGGACTTACCAGGCAGGTCAGTCTTACTTACTGGCCTACATAAATTTACGTTTTATTCACTAAACTAATAACACAAAAATAGCAATTCATTAATTTTTAAACCACCATGGAGTGTGCTGTGCATCCAATAAATGCAGTGACCTGACTTTGGAAAACACTCTGGCTGTTCTGTCCATAATTCTGTCTTTTGGTGGCAATAATCAATGTTTTGCATTATTCATGCCAAAGAAAATGTAAGATAGGATGAATTATATGCTGAAGTTTAATACTTAGGTTTAGGGGTTTGTTTAAATTGCAAACCCCAACTATGAGCGATAATAGTTGTATTGTAGATTAAtttccttctctctttttttaaaggtATGACATTATGAACCTGCAGTTTGTGGAGCCTGGCGTTTATGACTATATAAACGTTGGCTCGTGGCATGAAGGCGTTTTAAGTATCGATGATTATATGATCCAGATGAACCGCAGTGAGATGGTCCGATCTGTCTGCAGTGAGCCCTGCTCCAAAGGAGAGATCAAGGTCAGTTTGTATATTTATtagcaaaaacactttatttccACTGCATCCATTTCTTCTTAAACAAATGTGTATAATGTGTCTTCACAGGTGATCAGGAAAGGGGAGGTGAGCTGCTGTTGGATCTGTACGGCCTGTAAGGACAATGAATATGTCCAGGATGAGTTCACCTGCAAAGCCTGTGAGCTGGGATGGTGGCCGGACAAAGAACTGCAAGGTATTTCATTTGCAATAGCAAATTTTGTTAAACTTCAGGCCCAGACTTGACCTGGCCAAATGATGAATTTGAGTTGTTGTAGCTGAAAGTACTACACTCTTATTAGCAGCTGAAAGCATTATCATATTAGCCCAAACattcaataaattaaaactatGAAAATGTGTAGTGCTAACCGAAATGTGGTTGGTTTTCATTTGAAGGATCATCTGTGACAGCTGTTTCTCCTAATATTCCTCAGGAGAAATAACAATAGACACAAATGAGACCATACTTGATATATAGACCTGTAAAATTTAGTTGCATAATATTGCTCAGAAAATGTACATTCTTTGAAGAGAAGTGTTTAATAAAGTACTGAAATCTTGCATTTTAGTTGGCTTTGGTAATTTGGTTTTCTTGAGGTTGAGAACTCTTCTGAAGATCTAGAGGAGACATGACATTACTAGAATCAGCAGAAGAATGAAGCAAAAGTCTCAATTTTATCTCTATTTGATTTCATAGTTGTTGGTGGGGGGGTTGCTGTGtggcataattaacattttaaatttgaaatgtttcCGTAAAGCTAAATATTCAAAGATATAACTTGGTCTACAAGCTTTAACAATTCAGTGTCACAATTTATGCCAGACAAGAATGACACCTTAAACCGACCGCTTGCaaagagcttgattgacaggcgatctgaccaatcagagcgtgCGTATTATGTGTTACCGGTGCTATATCTTTCTAAGCCATCAgacttattatttttaaatgataatagaGTTGCAGTGGTGATTTTTGCATGGACAGGCACAATTAGTTTTCttcaaaaaaatgttaaaaagtagATTTTTCGACATAGTTTAAATCACTTTAATGCTTTTGGAAAGTCAAAGGAAAAAGCATGTGTCTGAATCAAAGCATCATAGATGCGTCATCAAACATCCATGCAGAATCCCATTCTCCAGCTCTTACATTACTGATTTGGCTTTTAAAAGACCTTCACTGTCCTATTTTCAGAAGGTTTCCCATGACACCTGAAGGCCATTTATCATTTTTACGGATTGCTTGCGCCGTGCAACTTATCGCCTGTGACAGCCCTACTTCACCGGCTACTTCTCTGTCCTATTTTCATACACTATGATGGTCAATGTCAATGCAGCAGCCTAGAGTGTTTctagcaatgtatttttcatcaGTTCACTATAGTATTCTGCAGCTCCATTCTGTGCTACAGCAGTAATGCACAGATTCAACATAGTTCAATAATAAACCATGTGCATGGgacaaatacaaatttaatttgtGATTCATGTGTTTCTATTTACAAATTGTTGTCCTTAAACTCAACTTGAGTTTTATCACTGGTAAAAGTGTCTAGCTCTCATGAATACTGGTGTTGGTAATGAGGAAGCATTGGTTTCCTCTCTCCTGCTGCAGTCTCTCAAGTCTCCTTTGGCTTGGTTCTTTCTTACGGCCGGTCCCTAAGTGGAAGGGCTGTTTATTTTTAGGTGAGCTGAAAACCTACTTTAGTACTTGGTGCATAAGCGAGCTGGTCAAACTCAGATGGCCAGTTCTACAAAAACACGAAGCAATGCAGAGTGTATGCTTTTACCATTTTTATTGAATATTCAACAATGCATGCATTGATCTCAACCTCCTGTTGACCTTTTAGAGTGTTTGCTTATTGGTGGAAGCATTAATTCATAATGTCTCACACCCTATGACTATAGACACACACTATATTGCCAAACGTATTCGGACACCCCTTCTAATGAACAGGTTTGACTACTTTGGTACAATCAGTCAATTTTAACCTtcaatattatagtaatgtagTAGTACCAACTGACTCTCACAGAGTTTATTGGGTTTATTGTCAACCAAATAAAAAGTCTGATGCTTAGAAAATTATTTGCACACCATTAATAGCACAATATAAATGTGAATAATAGGGATGCTTGTCTTAGTAAACACTACAATTAATTATTGAATACATTGTGTTCATAGTCACATATGATCtaatcattttgttttgtctACTCAGTTTGTGAGCCCCTTCCCCTGCAATACCTGGAGTGGAGTCATCCTGAATCCATCGCGGCTGTCGTTTTTTCATGTCTGGGCATCCTAGTGACCAGTTTCGTCACCTTCATCTTTATACTGTACCGCGACACGCCAGTCGTCAAGTCCTCCAGTCGTGAACTTTGCTACATCATCCTGGCTGGCATCTTCCTGGGCTACATCTGCCCCTTCACTCTCATCGCCCGTCCCACCATAGCCTCGTGTTACCTGCAGCGCCTTCTCGTGGGTCTTTCGGCCTCTATGTGCTACTCGGCTCTCGTCACCAAGACCAACCGCATCGCTCGCATTCTAGCCGGCAGCAAGAAGAAAATATGCACACGCAAACCACGCTTCATGAGCGCCTGGGCGCAAGTGGTGATCGCTTTCATACTCATCAGCGTGCAACTGACTTTGGAGGTCACACTGATCATCTTGGAGCCTCCGGAGCCCATAAAATCCTACCCCAGCATTCGAGAAGTTTTTCTAATATGCAACACCAGCAATTTGGGCATGGTGGCGCCATTGGGCTACAACGGTCTGCTCATTCTCAGCTGCACCTATTATGCGTTTAAAACTCGCAATGTCCCTGCCAACTTCAACGAGGCCAAGTACATCGCCTTCACCATGTACACCACCTGTATTATCTGGTTGGCCTTTGTGCCGATCTACTTCGGTTCCAACTATAAGATCATCACCACATCGTTCTCCGTGAGCCTCAGCGTGACGGTGGCTCTCGGCTGCATGTTCAcaccaaaaatgtacattatcaTCGCCAAGCCCGAGAGGAACGTACGCAGTGCGTTCACCACCTCAGACGTGGTGCGCATGCATGTGGGTGATGGGAAAATTGCTTGTAGGAGCAACACCCTGCTAAACATGTTCAAACGCAAGAAGAACGCGTCTGGAAATGCCAAGTAAGTAGCTCAGCGGTGTCAGCACAGTCTCTCTCCGTCCTGTTGCGTTAGAGCCCATGGGTCCAGTTCTGTTAATACAGCTTCCCTCCAGATCTTAAGATCATGCCATTTAGAGGAGCTTCTTCAATTAACATCTCAATTAAGGTTAACTACAATTAAAACCTGCACACCCGGGGCGTCTGAGCAGCAGGGCTGGGAGAGACTGTAGGACTATAGTAGCTTTAAATGTATGTAAAGGCAAAGAGCAAGAATTGTTATTGTTCCACTGCTGGTTGGTATGATAGTCTGTATATAATAGTAGAAATTTGTCAACTGGAAGAGATTTtgctatcatttttttttaccagtagacAAATAAAGCAAGAAGCAAAAAGGTGGAAGGACTTGTTATAAACAAGTAAAAGATGGTTGTGACTAATTGTTTTACAATTGTGATTGTTGCATAATATAGAATGCAtaatatatgtacatgtatatcgGCTGTCTTGCAATGGCTCTCGTCAAAATTTAGAGTTGCAactatttgtttataatattagTCTTCTGTGTTAATAATGCAAGCTGTTTCTGCCCTGATGCCAGACTGATTCATTTGTTATGAATAATCTGAATTTTTGCTGAGAATCGAAATAACTTCCAGATGGAAAgagaaaaatgaaaatagaatGAGATTAAATTCCTTTTATGTGTAACGTATATTTTGGGATATAAAGTGTGGTCCAAATGTTTGAGAGCACTAATAGAAATGCTTCAATTTTCCTGTgttttaatataatatgtaatattttaataaactaaattgaatgtatttgttatattatgcatttgtttttatggagtattatttgatatatatatatatatatatataaacgtttgAGTAAAAAGTTGATTGAATTTTCACACaaattcagaatttaaataaaaaaatctttctttaatGGCAGCAGCACTGGAtctgaaaatcatgttttttggcATGATTTGAGATGTTCAAAAAGCATCTTGAGGTTTACTGGAAGAAAATCTGACCCTCGTTACAAAAATGTACTCCAAATACATTTGATTAGTCATCATAGAGCAGGATCAGAATTGTTCCCAATTAATTGTTTTTCTAAGTTCatgtgaaaaaaatacattttcaaggtAGTTGTTGACTTTTGGACCTCACTGTAAAgtgtcactttaaaataaaattgcttaTACTGTATACTGTGATTATGATCTtggtcatattagaatgatctgtaaaaataaactttttttaaagcatatgCCAAATATCTGAATACTAATATTTAGTATATATTCATGGCACAATTTTTTTACACGAACCAGAAATGTTGTTCTTGTGTTCACCTTTCTCGGTTCCTGTGAAATAACAGTCGTCTTTATTTTGTTCATAGTTCTAATGGAAAGTCTGTGTCATGGTCTGAACCAGGTTCAAGACATCCTCCGAAAGGGGAACACATGTGGCACAGACTGTCTGTACATGTGAAGAGGCAGGAAGCCGGATCCAATCAGACGGCTGTCATCAAACCCCTAACTAATACCTTCAATAACCCCGGCATGGAGTTTTCCGATTTAAGCACCAAGACTCTGTATAATGTAGCCGAGGAGGATGAGGGCGACCCGATCAGATACAATCCCCCGGGCAGTCCTCCTCTGATGGGCAAGCCTATGATCAAATCGGGCGCTGATATGACGTTTTACACTCCTGAGCAACACGTGCCACAAAAAAACAGTGTTCTCCCTCAATATTGTATTGCCGATCAAGAGGTGCTCGAGTTCAATTCAAGCATGCCCGATCTGGATGAGATCATAAGTCTGCCCGAGCTGGGTGATGAGGTGATCTCCTCCCTTCAGCCCCAAATATTGCACCCGCATCCGATTTTGTCCATGCACATGGATGCATACCCGGACGAACCCGCCTCCCCTTTGGAGGAGGTTGAAAATGACCAGTTTGGGCTTCTTCAGGGCTACATGTATGACAATGCGCAGATCCATGATGAGGAGGAGTTGGTGCAGATTAAAATGACAATGGAGGACTCTGTGGCCCTCATGCCACCTTCTCCGTTTAGGGATTCACTCGGCTCGGGCAGTCCCATTCCCAACTCCCCCATGTCCGAGTCCATCTTATGCACACCGCCGAGCGTGACGTACGCATCCGTCATTCTCAGAGACTATAAGCAAACCTCCTCGACCCTTTGAAATCTATTTTAGGAGATCATGTCAGCTCCAGCTTTGTGAAATAATAGCTACTGTACTAGTTTGTGCAATAATGTGACTGCAAGTCGCCTGAACTGGAGAGcttaaatattacagtatatgctTGATTTAAAGAGAGAGTATGGAAAGGCATGTATGTTCAACAGGGTCCAAAATTAAGACTTGCCAAGTgcaaaatgcacataaaattaaaacttattttaaatgggccagtgttattttactattacTGATTtactattatactttttatttaaatataattagtttttatactgtgttgtcattttaatttctgtttaagttttagtaattttgttttgtttttatcatatatatatatatatatatatatatatatatatatatatatatatatatatatatatatatatatatatatatatatatatatataaaattttcctGTATAGATTCCAGTATATTCATTtctattttggatttttttttttttttttttttttttatgatttcacttttagttaacaaaaatatCCCAGAaatgaacaataaaacaaaatattatttaatggctGAACATTTTTTAGTAAATTCACCTGCAACTGGCAGTTAACGAAAATGTTAactaatatactattatagttctTAATTTATACtttgaattcatttaaattttccattttcattttaattacagtttcagcttttgtttctcatttttattagtttttatccgttttagtattttctttttttgctttaattgtctataacttttattggttattttaattttagataatTTAGTacttaattaaactaaattaatattaGATGCTGTCTTGGCAaccaactaaaataaaataagtttcaattgttttgtttgttttttgttcattacatttgtttatttatttatttttatttaatgtttctttATGCTTTCAGTTTTGGTCAACAATAATAACCCTGAAAAGCAAAATACAGTTTAACATCCTGCCATTTTTGTGTGGCAAAGAAAAGTTAATTTTGGACCTTAATGCCAGTGAGAGAGTAAAAGCAGGAACTAAATGTGTACAGTAGGTGCTCTTTGATTTGTGTCACTATCACTTGCTTTAGTATGGCAGCAGTAGTTGACATGAAACCAACACCAGTCATTGTAATGCTGTATATTCTGAGCTCTTTATGCTTTTCGTAATAGATCAAATCATCTAAAGGACTTGCAGAAAACAACCACtgtagcaaaaaacaaaaaaaaaaatcagctttaggAATTCCAACAATGTGCAGCAACTTTATCAGTGACTATTTAATGAATCTAAGGTATTTTATACAGTcgtaacttttataaactgtatttaaaaagtctatattaaaataaacataatgatCAAACAGTTTTAGGTGTAGTTAAAGCATCAAATCATGCAGCATATGTATGCAGTAAACTACAATACGTGTAGATAGTAAATTTGTTTGCAAAAATCAGTGCCAATGTCAGAACCACCTGCATTTTTTCATGCTGTAttgtttttatgtactttttctATAGTTTGTGTGTTTAAAGTACAATAagaagtgtatatatatttttttgttctatttaggttttgttgttgttgttttttataataaagaaaatgtaaatatatatcgTATATTACTGGATTTAAAATGGTCATAACATAAAGTAAGAGTTATTTCATGGACTTTTTCCATTAGACATTATTGTCTGTATTTGTTAACGTCTATTAACTGTTGGTTAAATGTTTTCATATCAGCTCCAAATGCTTGCGTGCTTTATAAAGTCAATGTGTTAATGAAGATCATGCTCAGCAGGGCCACCGAC encodes the following:
- the LOC127975768 gene encoding metabotropic glutamate receptor 1 isoform X2 produces the protein MRTMMMMVMMRMNVLLFLCLSVLLFCTCPLSSADVHQRSVVPRAASRSVARMDGDIIIGALFSVHHQPAAEKVAERKCGEIREQYGIQRVEAMFYTLDRINADPNLLPNITLGCEIRDSCWHSSVALEQSIEFIRDSLISIRDDKDGTKWCGEANPPAQAPATKKPIAGVIGPGSSSVAIQVQNLLQLFNIPQIAYSATSIDLSDKTLYKYFLRVVPSDTLQARALLDIVKRYNWTYVSAVHTEGNYGESGMEAFKELASQEGLCIAHSDKIYSNAGEKHFDRLLRKLRERLPKARVVVCFCEGMTVRGLLMAMRRLGVAGEFLLIGSDGWADRDEVVEGYEQEAVGGITMKLQTEEVTSFDDYYLQLQLNTNNRNPWFAEFWQHRFQCRLPGHPQENTNYKKNCSGYESLEDNYVQDSKMGFVINAIYAMAHGLHDMHQHLCPGHVGLCDAMDPIDGSKLLDFLLKTSFTGVSGEDVWFDENGDLPGRYDIMNLQFVEPGVYDYINVGSWHEGVLSIDDYMIQMNRSEMVRSVCSEPCSKGEIKVIRKGEVSCCWICTACKDNEYVQDEFTCKACELGWWPDKELQVCEPLPLQYLEWSHPESIAAVVFSCLGILVTSFVTFIFILYRDTPVVKSSSRELCYIILAGIFLGYICPFTLIARPTIASCYLQRLLVGLSASMCYSALVTKTNRIARILAGSKKKICTRKPRFMSAWAQVVIAFILISVQLTLEVTLIILEPPEPIKSYPSIREVFLICNTSNLGMVAPLGYNGLLILSCTYYAFKTRNVPANFNEAKYIAFTMYTTCIIWLAFVPIYFGSNYKIITTSFSVSLSVTVALGCMFTPKMYIIIAKPERNVRSAFTTSDVVRMHVGDGKIACRSNTLLNMFKRKKNASGNAKFKTSSERGTHVAQTVCTCEEAGSRIQSDGCHQTPN
- the LOC127975768 gene encoding metabotropic glutamate receptor 1 isoform X1; translated protein: MRTMMMMVMMRMNVLLFLCLSVLLFCTCPLSSADVHQRSVVPRAASRSVARMDGDIIIGALFSVHHQPAAEKVAERKCGEIREQYGIQRVEAMFYTLDRINADPNLLPNITLGCEIRDSCWHSSVALEQSIEFIRDSLISIRDDKDGTKWCGEANPPAQAPATKKPIAGVIGPGSSSVAIQVQNLLQLFNIPQIAYSATSIDLSDKTLYKYFLRVVPSDTLQARALLDIVKRYNWTYVSAVHTEGNYGESGMEAFKELASQEGLCIAHSDKIYSNAGEKHFDRLLRKLRERLPKARVVVCFCEGMTVRGLLMAMRRLGVAGEFLLIGSDGWADRDEVVEGYEQEAVGGITMKLQTEEVTSFDDYYLQLQLNTNNRNPWFAEFWQHRFQCRLPGHPQENTNYKKNCSGYESLEDNYVQDSKMGFVINAIYAMAHGLHDMHQHLCPGHVGLCDAMDPIDGSKLLDFLLKTSFTGVSGEDVWFDENGDLPGRYDIMNLQFVEPGVYDYINVGSWHEGVLSIDDYMIQMNRSEMVRSVCSEPCSKGEIKVIRKGEVSCCWICTACKDNEYVQDEFTCKACELGWWPDKELQVCEPLPLQYLEWSHPESIAAVVFSCLGILVTSFVTFIFILYRDTPVVKSSSRELCYIILAGIFLGYICPFTLIARPTIASCYLQRLLVGLSASMCYSALVTKTNRIARILAGSKKKICTRKPRFMSAWAQVVIAFILISVQLTLEVTLIILEPPEPIKSYPSIREVFLICNTSNLGMVAPLGYNGLLILSCTYYAFKTRNVPANFNEAKYIAFTMYTTCIIWLAFVPIYFGSNYKIITTSFSVSLSVTVALGCMFTPKMYIIIAKPERNVRSAFTTSDVVRMHVGDGKIACRSNTLLNMFKRKKNASGNANSNGKSVSWSEPGSRHPPKGEHMWHRLSVHVKRQEAGSNQTAVIKPLTNTFNNPGMEFSDLSTKTLYNVAEEDEGDPIRYNPPGSPPLMGKPMIKSGADMTFYTPEQHVPQKNSVLPQYCIADQEVLEFNSSMPDLDEIISLPELGDEVISSLQPQILHPHPILSMHMDAYPDEPASPLEEVENDQFGLLQGYMYDNAQIHDEEELVQIKMTMEDSVALMPPSPFRDSLGSGSPIPNSPMSESILCTPPSVTYASVILRDYKQTSSTL